One Candidatus Binatia bacterium DNA window includes the following coding sequences:
- a CDS encoding sigma-70 family RNA polymerase sigma factor, with protein sequence MRSDTAEFLGRLQEHRGILASVANGYCRDRSSREDLLQEMIVQLLRSYPRYDEKRVSFSTWMYRIALNVAISFYRTQYRHTRHAADGEGLLARIPDPVAFEDDVRDERLEFVHAFIAKLDPLDRSVMLLYLDDRPHAEIAEILGISVSNVGTKIGRIKQQLKREASALPAQRF encoded by the coding sequence ATGCGTTCCGATACGGCCGAGTTTCTTGGTCGGCTGCAAGAGCATCGTGGCATTCTAGCGAGCGTTGCGAACGGCTATTGCCGCGACCGCAGCAGCCGTGAGGACTTACTCCAAGAGATGATCGTACAGCTGTTGCGCTCCTATCCGCGCTACGACGAAAAGCGAGTGAGCTTCAGCACGTGGATGTACCGGATCGCGCTCAACGTCGCGATCTCGTTCTACCGCACGCAATACCGGCATACGCGCCACGCGGCGGACGGCGAAGGGCTGCTCGCACGCATTCCCGATCCTGTTGCGTTCGAGGACGACGTACGCGACGAGCGCCTGGAGTTCGTGCATGCCTTTATCGCGAAGCTAGATCCACTCGACCGCAGCGTGATGCTCCTCTACCTCGACGACCGGCCGCACGCCGAGATCGCCGAGATTCTCGGCATCAGCGTAAGCAACGTCGGTACTAAGATTGGCCGCATCAAGCAGCAACTCAAACGCGAGGCG